In a single window of the Pseudogemmatithrix spongiicola genome:
- the hutU gene encoding urocanate hydratase, translating into MTVTTPIDVRAPRGAQISCKGWQQEAALRMLMNNLDPEVAERPEDLVVYGGTGKAARDWPSFHAIVKALRALEADETLLVQSGKPVAVFRTHTTAPRVLIANSNLVGRFATWDHFRELERKGLMMYGQMTAGSWIYIGSQGIVQGTYETFGAVARKHFGGTLAGRFVLTAGLGGMGGAQPLAATMNDAAILGVDVDPTRIQKRLDTGYCDKMTADLDEAMRWIREAQAAKRGLSVGLVGNAADVLPRMVAQGIIPDVVTDQTSAHDMLNGYVPHGMSLAEAAALRTRDPQEYVKRSTASAVVHVKAMRAMQDKGAIAFDYGNNIRTVALDAGVQDAFRIPGFVPEYIRPLFCEGKGPFRWAALSGDPQDIARTDDLVLEMFPNDAHLKRWITMARERIHFQGLPARICWLGQGDRARFGVALNDLVAKGELSAPIAIGRDHLDTGSVASPFRETEAMKDGTDAVADWAILNAMLNVASGASWVSFHHGGGVGIGNSLHAGQVIVADGTPEMRVRLERVLTNDPGIGVARHADAGYDIAIDAARRNALKLPMLG; encoded by the coding sequence ATGACCGTGACCACGCCCATCGACGTGCGCGCCCCCCGCGGGGCGCAGATCAGCTGCAAAGGCTGGCAGCAGGAAGCCGCACTCCGGATGCTGATGAACAACCTCGATCCCGAGGTGGCCGAACGGCCCGAGGACCTCGTGGTCTACGGTGGCACCGGCAAGGCCGCACGCGACTGGCCGTCCTTCCACGCCATCGTGAAGGCCCTGCGCGCGCTGGAAGCCGACGAGACCCTGCTCGTGCAGAGCGGCAAGCCCGTGGCCGTGTTCCGCACGCACACGACGGCGCCGCGCGTGCTCATTGCGAACAGCAACTTGGTCGGTCGCTTCGCGACCTGGGATCACTTCCGCGAGTTGGAGCGGAAGGGGCTCATGATGTACGGCCAGATGACGGCGGGCTCGTGGATCTACATCGGCTCGCAGGGCATCGTGCAGGGCACCTACGAGACCTTCGGGGCGGTGGCGCGCAAGCACTTCGGCGGCACGCTGGCCGGTCGCTTCGTGCTCACCGCCGGACTCGGCGGCATGGGCGGCGCGCAGCCGCTGGCGGCGACCATGAATGATGCGGCGATCCTCGGGGTGGACGTGGATCCCACGCGCATCCAGAAGCGGCTCGATACGGGCTACTGCGACAAGATGACCGCCGACCTCGACGAGGCGATGCGCTGGATCCGCGAGGCGCAGGCGGCCAAGCGCGGCTTGAGCGTGGGGCTCGTCGGCAACGCCGCCGACGTCCTGCCGCGCATGGTGGCGCAGGGCATCATCCCCGATGTCGTCACCGACCAGACCAGCGCGCACGACATGCTCAACGGCTACGTGCCGCACGGTATGTCGCTCGCCGAGGCGGCTGCGCTGCGGACGCGCGATCCGCAGGAGTATGTGAAGCGCTCCACCGCCAGCGCCGTGGTACACGTCAAGGCGATGCGCGCCATGCAGGACAAGGGCGCGATCGCCTTCGACTACGGCAACAACATCCGCACCGTCGCCCTCGACGCGGGCGTGCAGGACGCGTTCCGCATCCCGGGATTCGTGCCGGAGTACATCCGACCGCTGTTCTGCGAGGGAAAGGGCCCCTTCCGTTGGGCGGCCCTCAGCGGCGATCCCCAGGACATCGCGCGGACCGACGACCTCGTGCTCGAGATGTTTCCGAACGACGCGCACCTGAAGCGCTGGATCACGATGGCGCGTGAGCGTATCCACTTCCAAGGCTTGCCGGCGCGCATCTGCTGGCTGGGGCAAGGCGATCGCGCGCGCTTCGGCGTGGCGCTGAACGACCTCGTGGCGAAGGGCGAACTGAGCGCGCCAATCGCCATCGGCCGCGACCATCTCGACACCGGCAGCGTGGCCTCGCCGTTCCGCGAGACCGAGGCGATGAAGGACGGCACGGACGCCGTCGCCGACTGGGCGATCCTCAACGCGATGCTCAACGTGGCCAGCGGAGCGAGCTGGGTGAGCTTCCATCACGGCGGCGGCGTGGGCATCGGCAACTCGCTGCACGCGGGGCAGGTGATCGTCGCGGACGGTACGCCGGAGATGCGGGTGCGGCTCGAGCGCGTGCTGACCAACGACCCCGGCATCGGGGTGGCGCGCCATGCGGACGCGGGGTACGACATCGCCATCGACGCCGCCCGACGGAACGCGCTGAAGCTGCCGATGCTCGGCTAA